The Lycium barbarum isolate Lr01 chromosome 9, ASM1917538v2, whole genome shotgun sequence genome has a segment encoding these proteins:
- the LOC132612138 gene encoding uncharacterized protein LOC132612138, whose protein sequence is MDVWEYSERYDYERIYTGQCGSGINGRQDERSEAEVVRSCEGKVLECASLEVRKVGCSRNNEREATLFKLHCRANLVIDHIQPPASPTVPPPATAAEKLSAKALWERLDDIVRQWIYDTISNDLLNTIIHQEDTAAEAWDRLVHLFQDNKSARALALDAKFTNTKLVDFPNVKAYCTRLKFLADNLANVGHKVSDEQLVLRLLRGLSEENKTFRTTVQHRTPIPSFDVVRSMLELEEDSHAEHAVHDSGSNAARVSHKVNPQNFSGNGQLNNSENNFNNRGNS, encoded by the exons atggatgtgtgggAATACTCGGAGAGATATGATTATGAACGAATTTATACGGGACAATGTGGCAGTGGCATCAATGGCAGGCAAGATGAGAGAAGCGAGGCTGAGGTGGTTCGATCATGTGAAGGGAAGGTGCTAGAATGCGCCAGTTTGGAGGTGCGAAAGGTTGGCTGTAGCAGGAATAatgagag ggaG GCTACCCTCTTCAAGCTCCATTGTCGTGCAAACTTGGTGATCGACCATATCCAACCTCCTGCCTCCCCCACCGTGCCACCACCGGCAACTGCAGCCGAAAAACTTTCTGCTAAGGCCCTATGGGAACGGCTAGATGACATAGTTCGGCAATGGATATATGATACGATATCGAATGATCTTCTCAACACGATTATTCATCAAGAGGACACCGCAGCCGAGGCTTGGGATCGCCTTGTTCATCTCTTTCAGGACAACAAATCGGCTAGGGCTCTTGCTCTTGATGCAAAATTCACCAAcaccaaattggtggattttccaaatgtgaaagcATACTGCACCAGGCTGAAATTTCTTGCAGACAACCTTGCCAACGTCGGTCACAAAGTTTCCGACGAACAACTTGTGCTTCGTCTTCTGCGAGGGTTGTCGGAGGAAAATAAAACATTTCGCACGACGGTGCAGCACCGTACTCCTATCCCATCTTTTGACGTTGTCCGTTCAATGCTTGAGCTTGAGGAAGATAGCCATGCCGAGCACGCCGTTCACGATTCCGGCTCGAATGCTGCTCGTGTTTCCCACAAGGTTAATCCTCAGAATTTCTCAGGCAATGGACAGCTCAATAATTCTGAAAATAACTTCAACAATCGTGGAAACTCGTAG